From Herbaspirillum sp. WKF16:
TACCACGCTGTCGCTGATCTATTCCGAGTTCCAGGCGCCGCTGGGCGCCGTGATGCTGGGCGTGGTGGTGCTGCTGACCGCCTTCTTCCTGCTCTACATCCTGGCGCTGCAGACCAGCGTGATGCTGGAAAGCCGGCGCCTGACCAAGCAACTGGAAGCGCAGCGCGACCTGGCCGACCAGGCCGAACATTCGCGCTTCAACGAGCTGCGCGGCTTCCTCAAGGCCGAACTGGAGCAGCTCGCGCGCCGCCAGACCGAGCAGCAGACGCTGCTGGCGCAACGGCTGGATGCGCTGCAGAAAGACCTGAGCCTGCGCGTGGAGCAGACCGAGAACGCCGTGGCGGCGCAGGTCGGCGAACTGGACGACCGCCTGCAGCGGCACAGCGCGGCAGGGGCGATCAAGCCGCTCTGAAACCCGTCCCGGCGCGGACAATAAAAAGGGCTGCATCTTCCGATGCAGCCCTTGCCTGAATCGCTCGCCTGTTGCCGCAGATCAGACGCCGTAGCGCGTCCGGTAGGCCGCCACCGCATCCTTGTACTGGGTCAGCCGTGCGTCGCCGCCGT
This genomic window contains:
- a CDS encoding LapA family protein, whose protein sequence is MRFRTVFLIVLLALVAIFAAVNWTAFTAPTTLSLIYSEFQAPLGAVMLGVVVLLTAFFLLYILALQTSVMLESRRLTKQLEAQRDLADQAEHSRFNELRGFLKAELEQLARRQTEQQTLLAQRLDALQKDLSLRVEQTENAVAAQVGELDDRLQRHSAAGAIKPL